Genomic window (Drosophila sulfurigaster albostrigata strain 15112-1811.04 chromosome 2R, ASM2355843v2, whole genome shotgun sequence):
GTCCTAGTCCATTGCGACCCCAGTTGACTTGCGACAGATACGTTTTTAGTGCATCTGCGACCGGCGAAACAAGGTTCGATGTGGGAAAGATCTCCACACGACAGCTGGGACACTTGTGTCCACTAGGAGTTGTGTTGGCAGGCAAACCGGCTTGTCGTGCATTCAAGCAGTCCCAATGATAAACATCTAAAAAGAGAAACAATTAGTAGGGATTCAGAATAGATTATATAGCTACTTACGATAGCAGACGAGACGCACACATTCGCCCTGCTCCAGCGTGGTGCCGCACAATGTGCAATTGGATATATAGTCGCTATCCCGCAGCCATTGCAAATAGGATTGCACGATGCACTAAGCAGAAACGGAGCAACATCAATTAATGGATCAATCAACCGctttatctctttctctcttacCTTGGGATGACTCTGGACCATGCAGTGCTCGCACACATTGACGCGATGCTCAAAGCAGAATTGATTGGTCACCAAACGTTTTGGACATTTGCATAGACCCATTGCGGtttttgttactgttgctgctgcggggCGGTGGCGGGTGCTGTGAGCTTATTGTCGTTCGATTACTTTATTGTTTGGGTTCGTATTATTGCACTTGAGTCTGTATTAGAAGCGCACTTCCGGACCAAATAGCGTTATAGcatatttaatgttaattaaaatgtacttaaattgattttagttgGCTTTTGTTGGAATTTTCGTCTGGTCAATCACAGAATTGTCAGCCACGTATTTCCACTGTCTCGTCTCCATAGCAAGTGTTTTGTTATCGAAATGGCGATTAATCGATACGGCCTATTTTGAGCTGCTGTTAATAAAAGCCGTTAAAATATCAATCATCACTGAATAAATAacttcaattaataaataatgtatgaaattaaatagaaatgtgtacgctttttatttattttctagcattatttgatatataagttttatataattaaactaCTCGATAAAAAGATATCGATAGGGTAAATTGTGGAGAGCGCCAATTTCAAACTGTAGTTGACAGCCGTTGAACTACTCTATATACGATATTTAAAGTTAACTAATTTGTGTagctataaataatttattttaatccaACCAATCCTTCATATATTGACAATTAATTGCAGTAACATCACCGCAATCGGAACAGTTCTTGATCACAGGACAGATGCCACAAGGCATCTGCACCAAGCCCGGCGCTGGCAGCGGCATATTTACAGCGCGATATACATAAGCACCATCGGATTGCAATATACGCTCTGCATTACCATCGTAGACGACGGTTTTCAATATGGTCTCCAAATCGTCTTCATCCAAATTAACTTTGCTAATACCCAAGTCTGAGATGAATTTGTGAACATCTTTTACTGAGCAACAAGACATTTGCTTGAAGGCCAATGGACCATCCCGTTTCTTCTCGGCTGTTTCACGTTTCATCTGCAGAAACCGCAAACATTGTTGATTCAGCACATCAACAAACTCCACCTCAAAGTCCTGATCCTGATACCAAGCGCCGCCCGTTACAGATCGATCAGCCTCCAAGTTGTACAGCATATAAACTTTCTTTTTGCTAGCCTACAATGAATAATGACGGATAAAAtctgttaaatatatatatggacATATCATTTGCTTACATTCACAGATTTGACGGCCTTAATGAGCTTCTTTGTTTCCAAGTTCTTAAGGATCTTATTTAACTGTGTCATGTTCAAATTTGACTTGATGCGAATATCACGTATCCATATGCCTTTGTTGCCGCCCTCTTCAACAATGCTGTAAACGATCTTTTCCTCATTGTCAGCATCTTTGGGCAATGCGCTCTTCTTTTGTGGATCCTTGGCACGATATATTAGTTTCTCACCCTTTTTCAGCACTTCTATGCCGCCTTGCTGCAACAATATATTGAGACCCTCAACGCGCGTTGCAGCAGGCATGTCAGACAGAGCTTTAGTCAGATCATCGTTTGTAGCGCCACCGGGAATCCCCTGGATTACAGAAAGCAGCAGTTGAGCGACTTCAGCAGCCATCGTAAGCTGTTCAAAAATAATcgattgaaattaatttaccaaatttTTTTGAGAATAGTGTGGAGTACTTTGATACGTGTGGAGCCATTCTGTTTTGCGTATGTTAAGCTGCAGACAACGTAGACACGtgaatgtttttgttgtcaatAGTTGAAGTTGAATTTGCTGGTGCAATTACAGTATAGACTTACGTTTTAAGCGACAACAATGTCACAAGCCAACAGTTCCGATGACGAAAGCGACTTTAAAGCCGTCAATACAGCTAATTTCGAGCGAGTGCAGCAAAAAGTGGCAAAGGTAAGACAAAGCGTGCTTCAAAAACAGTACCGAGTTGCCTGCATGCTAGCGCGGACAGCGTGTTAATTTAACAGCAAGCTGTTAGGGGTCTACAGTCCGTTTCTAAACAGCTGTTATTTAACGCATTAACATTTGACAGTCACAGCGATTGAAGTCTACTTGTAGCGCCACTCAGTATAATTTGAAACTCATGAATTTTTCCACAGATCAGCTATGTGGATGGAATTGCTGATGGACGTGAGAAAGTTTTCCAGATCAGCTTTGATCAGGGTTATGTAGATGGTCTAAGAACTGGCATTGAATTGTCTAAGCTCCACTCGTTCTACGAGACACTGAAGCCAGAAGAATTAAATGAGAAATTAACAAAGGAATGCGAGATATACAAAGAAATGAAACTGGCAAAGGCGACGGATAAAAGTCACTTTAAGTATTTGGAGCATCAAAGTGAGTCACTCAGCGTTGTGTCCGAAAAACAAAAGGCTTATGTAGACGAATTTTCGGAGCGCTGTTCCAAAGACCTGCCAGTTACAACAAGTTTATTGCAAAACGAAAgccaaaatgtaatttaagtaTTAACCTGGTTTAATGTTTCGTGTTGTGGTTGATTAGGAATTATATTGTAGATTAActgaaaattatgtaaaaattggcTTATAAATACAATCCCTCGGGTGTGCCTTCCTTCTTGCGGTACAATACGCTCTCCTTGGATTTCTTAAAGTCCTCATTGGTCACCTTCATACGACGCTCGCGCAATGCCATCAATCCAGCTTCTGTGCAAATCGCCTTAATGTCCGCACCCGACAGATCATCCTTGGCCATAATCAGTTCACTCAAATTGACATCCTCGGCCAGCGTCATGCGGGAAGTGTGGATGGTGAAAATGCGACGTTTGGTCTTCTCATCAGGCAGTGGAAATTCAATCTT
Coding sequences:
- the LOC133838331 gene encoding DNA-directed RNA polymerase III subunit RPC6, which encodes MAAEVAQLLLSVIQGIPGGATNDDLTKALSDMPAATRVEGLNILLQQGGIEVLKKGEKLIYRAKDPQKKSALPKDADNEEKIVYSIVEEGGNKGIWIRDIRIKSNLNMTQLNKILKNLETKKLIKAVKSVNASKKKVYMLYNLEADRSVTGGAWYQDQDFEVEFVDVLNQQCLRFLQMKRETAEKKRDGPLAFKQMSCCSVKDVHKFISDLGISKVNLDEDDLETILKTVVYDGNAERILQSDGAYVYRAVNMPLPAPGLVQMPCGICPVIKNCSDCGDVTAINCQYMKDWLD
- the LOC133838336 gene encoding uncharacterized protein LOC133838336, with translation MSQANSSDDESDFKAVNTANFERVQQKVAKISYVDGIADGREKVFQISFDQGYVDGLRTGIELSKLHSFYETLKPEELNEKLTKECEIYKEMKLAKATDKSHFKYLEHQSESLSVVSEKQKAYVDEFSERCSKDLPVTTSLLQNESQNVI